The following proteins come from a genomic window of Aspergillus oryzae RIB40 DNA, chromosome 4:
- a CDS encoding uncharacterized protein (predicted protein): MNPKTILLLLTTITLSTAIPFSQQQTPASTPTKQSAHPALSSIAASASVSPKANNGICPDTHRSKQCCQSIDSIAEGITKPLGQLIPLLDGATVKSILSLDFFLYILPRSC, encoded by the coding sequence ATGAATCCCAAAACGATACTACTCCTTTTAACCACAATAACCCTTTCAACCGCAATCCCCTTCTCTCAGCAGCAGACCCCAGCCTCAACCCCAACTAAACAATCCGCACACCCAGCGCTGAGCTCTATTgctgcctctgcctctgTCTCACCAAAGGCAAACAATGGTATCTGTCCAGACACCCATCGGTCCAAACAATGTTGTCAGAGCATCGACTCCATCGCAGAGGGCATCACTAAGCCATTGGGCCAGCTTATTCCATTATTAGATGGGGCAACGGTAAAAAGTATCCTCTCGCTtga